The following are encoded together in the Silurus meridionalis isolate SWU-2019-XX chromosome 2, ASM1480568v1, whole genome shotgun sequence genome:
- the LOC124376148 gene encoding lymphocyte antigen 75-like isoform X1 encodes MAVMKQQFVLLLFTGVLSLVLSVPCKYHLIQQGKTWNDAQAYCRAKYIDLATINGKEDIVNFRNEAQTQKFSSSAWIGLYTNINSWHWSFTNEPLGSFTVWDNTEPNNYVGNEECVFIVKGYWYDAPCELTLSFVCFDESITGSGSYILIAVAMKWTDAQSYCRQKYTDLAIVRDATENSIIGGKNSGQWTWIGLSRDPWKWSDQTIYSSPTVWLYGDKNDYLQNKSCGFLSNSIGDVARCSDSMPFFCYSFPDQLHIIRMKVKSSQDVNDPAIMASVMKKIKQKLTDHGIMAENITVKWRGQSDGVVFHKDKENMISSLNNTSQQHC; translated from the exons ATGGCAGTGATGAAGCAGCAGTTTGTACTCCTGCTTTTCACTG GAGTACTTTCCCTCGTCCTGTCTGTCCCTTGTAAGTATCATCTGATACAGCAGGGGAAAACATGGAATGATGCTCAGGCATACTGCCGAGCTAAATACATTGACCTGGCAACCATCAACGGTAAAGAGGACATAGTCAACTTTCGCAATGAAGCACAGACACAAAAATTCAGTTCCAGTGCATGGATTGGACTGTACACTAATATAAACAGCTGGCATTGGTCCTTTACTAACGAACCTCTGGGCAGTTTTACAGTCTGGGATAATACAGAGCCTAACAACTATGTGGGAAATGAAGAGTGCGTTTTTATAGTTAAGGGGTATTGGTATGATGCACCATGTGAATTAACACTAagctttgtgtgttttgacG AAAGTATCACTGGATCTGGCAGCTACATTTTAATCGCTGTGGCTATGAAGTGGACTGATGCTCAGAGTTACTGTAGACAGAAGTACACAGACCTGGCCATTGTGAGAGATGCAACAGAAAACTCAAtcatagggggaaaaaacagtgGGCAGTGGACTTGGATTGGACTCAGCAGAGACCCCTGGAAATGGTCAGACCAGACTATTTATTCGTCCCCCACTGTGTGGTTATATGGGGATAAAAATGATTACTTGCAGAATAAAAGTTGTGGCTTTTTATCTAACAGCATTGGTGATGTAGCACGGTGCTCAGACAGTATGCCTTTCTTCTGTTACT CTTTCCCAGATCAACTGCACATCATAAGAATGAAGGTGAAGTCCAGTCAGGATGTGAACGATCCTGCAATAATGGCATCCGTGATGAAGAAG ATCAAGCAGAAACTGACAGATCATGGAATCATGGCTGAGAACATCACTGTGAAATGGAGAGGGCAGTCAGATGGAGTGGTCTTTCACAAGGACAAGGAAAATATGATTAGTTCTCTGAATAACACTAGTCAGCAACATTGCTAG
- the LOC124376148 gene encoding putative C-type lectin domain family 20 member A isoform X2 has translation MAVMKQQFVLLLFTGVLSLVLSVPCKYHLIQQGKTWNDAQAYCRAKYIDLATINGKEDIVNFRNEAQTQKFSSSAWIGLYTNINSWHWSFTNEPLGSFTVWDNTEPNNYVGNEECVFIVKGYWYDAPCELTLSFVCFDESITGSGSYILIAVAMKWTDAQSYCRQKYTDLAIVRDATENSIIGGKNSGQWTWIGLSRDPWKCIGDVARCSDSMPFFCYSFPDQLHIIRMKVKSSQDVNDPAIMASVMKKIKQKLTDHGIMAENITVKWRGQSDGVVFHKDKENMISSLNNTSQQHC, from the exons ATGGCAGTGATGAAGCAGCAGTTTGTACTCCTGCTTTTCACTG GAGTACTTTCCCTCGTCCTGTCTGTCCCTTGTAAGTATCATCTGATACAGCAGGGGAAAACATGGAATGATGCTCAGGCATACTGCCGAGCTAAATACATTGACCTGGCAACCATCAACGGTAAAGAGGACATAGTCAACTTTCGCAATGAAGCACAGACACAAAAATTCAGTTCCAGTGCATGGATTGGACTGTACACTAATATAAACAGCTGGCATTGGTCCTTTACTAACGAACCTCTGGGCAGTTTTACAGTCTGGGATAATACAGAGCCTAACAACTATGTGGGAAATGAAGAGTGCGTTTTTATAGTTAAGGGGTATTGGTATGATGCACCATGTGAATTAACACTAagctttgtgtgttttgacG AAAGTATCACTGGATCTGGCAGCTACATTTTAATCGCTGTGGCTATGAAGTGGACTGATGCTCAGAGTTACTGTAGACAGAAGTACACAGACCTGGCCATTGTGAGAGATGCAACAGAAAACTCAAtcatagggggaaaaaacagtgGGCAGTGGACTTGGATTGGACTCAGCAGAGACCCCTGGAAATG CATTGGTGATGTAGCACGGTGCTCAGACAGTATGCCTTTCTTCTGTTACT CTTTCCCAGATCAACTGCACATCATAAGAATGAAGGTGAAGTCCAGTCAGGATGTGAACGATCCTGCAATAATGGCATCCGTGATGAAGAAG ATCAAGCAGAAACTGACAGATCATGGAATCATGGCTGAGAACATCACTGTGAAATGGAGAGGGCAGTCAGATGGAGTGGTCTTTCACAAGGACAAGGAAAATATGATTAGTTCTCTGAATAACACTAGTCAGCAACATTGCTAG